A section of the Pelagicoccus albus genome encodes:
- a CDS encoding phospholipid scramblase-related protein has product MDNDSTPPLSYNAFVVKEHVGMFKAANNYDMFDPESGRLVLECREEKLGVFTKLLRFTDYKRATPFHIEIREPGGENLIEIKRGISLFLSEVEVFDGEGNLLGCFKQKLFSLGGKFDVYGADGMVLCSLRGKWTGWDFSFGLDGVEFARVNKQWSGFGKELFTTADTYMLSIDESLDSDHPLRKLIIAAVMCIDMVLKE; this is encoded by the coding sequence ATGGATAACGACTCTACCCCTCCGCTTTCCTACAACGCTTTTGTCGTAAAAGAGCATGTTGGAATGTTTAAAGCCGCCAACAATTACGATATGTTCGATCCTGAATCGGGCCGCCTTGTCCTTGAATGCCGGGAGGAAAAATTGGGCGTTTTCACCAAGTTGCTCAGGTTTACCGATTACAAGCGAGCGACGCCTTTCCATATCGAGATCCGAGAGCCCGGTGGCGAGAACTTGATCGAGATAAAGCGCGGCATATCGCTGTTTCTTTCAGAAGTGGAGGTCTTCGATGGGGAAGGCAATCTACTGGGTTGCTTCAAGCAGAAGTTGTTTTCCTTGGGCGGAAAGTTCGATGTCTATGGAGCGGACGGCATGGTGCTTTGCTCCCTAAGAGGCAAGTGGACGGGGTGGGATTTTTCCTTCGGATTGGACGGGGTCGAGTTCGCGCGAGTGAACAAGCAATGGTCTGGATTCGGAAAAGAGTTATTCACAACTGCGGACACCTATATGCTTTCGATCGACGAATCGCTCGATTCGGATCACCCGCTTCGCAAGCTCATTATCGCAGCGGTTATGTGCATCGATATGGTGCTTAAGGAGTAA
- a CDS encoding hybrid sensor histidine kinase/response regulator: MSSISSSADKWLENNLSKLPRISADLFEQTDTDSVFRVAVELGRTLLGFERIGIWLVEQDSGRLRGTYGVNDEGEVVDERDKRLFDYARFVEAMSEACEDSKHYYDNAFGELRSSDSKILGKGRHISAPLFSDGKVIGFVAVDDLIPCESVNDRTGMLLCQFAQMVSNAYLACQRSVEVDRLKAELNRRDQEQAEFLGMIGHEVRTPLNAIMGFAQLLRMRDESSEINDIANTIEGCGGHLVGLVDSFVMYSHLSGGESGSCSSPGDVVDVLSETVRGFRAQYSCKGLTLDFDHHGPKLTSEFDAVALRQILTNLLNNAYKFTNQGGVRVKVLSRSLNAGQTEFLIEVIDSGIGLAEDQNELIFRPFHQIIKRSEKNAGIGMGLAIVKRLVTQMGGQISCRSSLGQGSTFSVSLRFADSDQTFQAPKEAGTEKAQYGSRILIVEDDETNLEVLSSMTACLGFMNTDVALDGEQACSMLRDRPYDLVLMDVQMPKLDGISLTRLVRGSGSCLINRDVPIVGVTAYTIEHDRAECLAAGMNDYITKPIMIDRLKEALNLA; this comes from the coding sequence ATGAGCAGCATATCCAGCTCGGCAGATAAATGGCTGGAAAACAATCTTTCTAAGCTTCCGCGGATATCCGCCGACCTTTTTGAACAGACAGATACGGATTCCGTTTTTCGTGTCGCGGTAGAGCTTGGCCGGACCCTTCTCGGTTTCGAACGAATCGGTATTTGGCTAGTGGAGCAAGACAGTGGCCGACTCCGGGGCACTTATGGCGTCAACGATGAAGGGGAGGTCGTAGACGAAAGGGATAAGCGCTTGTTCGACTATGCTCGTTTTGTGGAAGCCATGTCAGAGGCTTGTGAAGACTCGAAGCATTACTACGACAATGCCTTCGGCGAATTGCGTTCCTCCGATTCCAAGATTCTCGGAAAAGGGAGGCATATTTCCGCTCCACTTTTTTCCGATGGAAAAGTGATCGGTTTCGTCGCTGTCGACGATCTGATACCCTGCGAAAGCGTCAATGATCGGACTGGCATGCTTCTCTGCCAGTTTGCCCAAATGGTTTCCAACGCCTACCTCGCTTGCCAGCGATCGGTCGAGGTGGATCGTCTCAAGGCCGAACTAAACAGGAGGGATCAGGAACAAGCCGAATTTTTAGGTATGATCGGGCATGAGGTCCGAACTCCACTCAATGCCATCATGGGTTTCGCCCAGCTACTTCGCATGCGGGACGAAAGCAGTGAGATCAATGACATCGCCAATACAATTGAAGGTTGTGGTGGGCACTTGGTTGGTCTGGTTGACAGCTTTGTCATGTACTCTCATCTGTCGGGAGGCGAATCCGGATCCTGCTCAAGTCCCGGGGACGTTGTGGATGTCCTGTCTGAAACTGTGCGAGGGTTTAGGGCCCAGTATTCATGCAAAGGTCTGACTTTGGATTTCGATCATCACGGACCCAAATTGACCTCCGAATTCGATGCGGTGGCCTTGCGCCAGATTCTGACCAATTTACTTAACAATGCCTACAAATTCACCAACCAAGGCGGCGTCCGAGTCAAAGTATTGAGCCGCAGCCTGAACGCGGGCCAGACTGAGTTTTTGATCGAGGTAATTGATTCGGGCATCGGTTTGGCGGAAGACCAAAACGAGCTCATTTTCCGTCCATTCCACCAAATCATAAAGCGGTCCGAAAAGAACGCTGGCATTGGGATGGGCTTAGCTATCGTCAAACGTTTGGTGACGCAAATGGGGGGGCAGATTTCTTGCCGCAGCAGTTTAGGACAAGGTTCCACCTTCTCGGTGTCTTTACGCTTCGCGGATTCTGATCAAACCTTCCAAGCTCCTAAGGAAGCGGGAACGGAAAAGGCTCAATACGGCTCGCGTATCCTTATCGTAGAGGACGACGAAACAAATCTTGAAGTCCTCAGTTCCATGACGGCTTGTCTAGGTTTTATGAATACGGATGTGGCGTTGGATGGCGAACAAGCCTGCTCCATGCTAAGAGATCGACCTTACGATCTGGTGCTGATGGATGTGCAAATGCCTAAGCTAGACGGCATAAGCCTGACTCGACTGGTACGAGGGAGCGGATCATGCCTCATCAATCGCGATGTGCCGATTGTAGGCGTGACGGCATACACCATAGAGCACGACCGGGCGGAGTGCCTAGCGGCGGGAATGAACGACTACATTACCAAGCCGATCATGATAGATCGCCTTAAGGAGGCGCTCAATCTAGCCTAG
- a CDS encoding AlkZ-related protein — MAGITTIEEAFDFIQSVGICTIFSQKARGVQSLWDAVDLPHRTGGNTKWGAKMEAVWTWKSDLPALYPDDVYYGKIKGGVAVLMSMSYFKDTHYPANRRDISECKPLARQVFDIIRLSPGSSSEIRREAMERFGCTKSRFETALKELQITLNVVRENEPGNTRDRWLPFDEVYSGFED, encoded by the coding sequence ATGGCGGGCATTACCACTATTGAGGAAGCGTTTGATTTTATCCAATCGGTAGGAATCTGCACCATTTTTAGCCAGAAGGCGCGAGGCGTGCAGTCGCTTTGGGATGCAGTCGACCTACCGCACCGAACGGGCGGCAATACTAAATGGGGAGCCAAAATGGAAGCAGTCTGGACGTGGAAGTCGGACTTGCCCGCCCTGTATCCAGACGATGTTTACTACGGTAAAATCAAAGGAGGCGTTGCCGTGCTGATGAGTATGTCCTACTTCAAGGATACGCATTATCCTGCGAACCGGCGCGATATTAGCGAATGCAAGCCGCTCGCTCGGCAGGTTTTCGACATTATTCGATTAAGCCCCGGCTCGAGCTCAGAGATTCGCCGGGAAGCAATGGAGAGATTTGGCTGTACAAAAAGCCGATTCGAGACGGCATTGAAGGAACTGCAAATTACTTTGAACGTGGTAAGGGAAAACGAACCAGGAAACACGCGAGACCGTTGGTTGCCATTCGACGAAGTGTACAGCGGGTTTGAAGATTGA
- the nhaC gene encoding Na+/H+ antiporter NhaC, with product MKQRPMSLPVALCPVFVLVISLYVGIRIFDISPHIPLVIATVAAGLVAAAKGVDWERLEMGMVKGISVALPSILILMAIGMLIGTWIASGVVPYMITLGLKLLSPGFFLPAACLISSIVSLSTGSSWSTAGTVGVALMGVGQGLGFPLPMVAGAIVSGAYFGDKMSPLSETTNLAPAVAGTNLFEHIRHMLWTSGPSILISLILYTVIGLRVDIGVEEGTRIATLSESLNELFVFRFWLLLAPLSVLGLIVLRVPALPSVLTGGAIGVVLGIWVQDKALVDMLVAAQSGFVSESGIAEIDELLSRGGLESMFWTISLIVCAMAFGGAMEAGGMLREIAGALLRLAKTSGQLVAATVGTCLGMNLIASDQYLSIIIPGKMFKDAYTKQNLAAKNLSRALEDGGTVTSALIPWNTCGVFMMSVLAVNPLAYLPYAFFNLLNPILSILLGFKGWTLTPIDEADGKEPVSRVES from the coding sequence ATGAAGCAACGTCCGATGAGTTTGCCCGTGGCCTTGTGCCCGGTTTTTGTATTGGTGATATCCTTGTATGTCGGTATCCGTATTTTTGATATATCGCCGCACATTCCCCTCGTGATTGCGACTGTTGCCGCCGGTTTGGTCGCTGCGGCGAAGGGCGTCGATTGGGAGCGGCTCGAGATGGGGATGGTGAAAGGGATATCGGTGGCCTTGCCCTCGATCCTGATCCTCATGGCAATCGGAATGCTGATTGGAACCTGGATCGCTAGCGGCGTCGTTCCCTACATGATCACCCTTGGGCTTAAGCTACTGTCGCCAGGCTTTTTCCTGCCGGCCGCCTGTTTGATAAGCTCGATCGTCTCGCTCTCGACCGGAAGTTCCTGGTCAACTGCTGGTACGGTTGGCGTGGCTCTGATGGGAGTAGGGCAGGGGCTCGGATTTCCGCTGCCTATGGTGGCGGGCGCGATCGTCTCCGGAGCTTACTTTGGCGATAAGATGTCTCCGCTTTCGGAAACGACGAACCTCGCTCCTGCAGTCGCGGGCACCAATCTTTTCGAGCATATACGCCACATGTTATGGACTAGTGGTCCAAGCATACTGATTTCTCTGATTCTCTACACCGTGATCGGACTTCGCGTAGATATCGGCGTGGAAGAGGGGACCCGAATCGCGACGCTTTCCGAGTCTTTGAACGAGCTATTTGTTTTTCGGTTTTGGCTGCTTCTCGCTCCGCTTTCCGTACTCGGTTTGATCGTGCTTCGGGTTCCGGCCTTGCCATCCGTCTTAACGGGCGGAGCGATTGGGGTTGTGCTTGGAATCTGGGTACAGGATAAAGCCTTGGTCGATATGTTGGTGGCTGCCCAGAGCGGATTTGTATCCGAATCTGGAATTGCGGAGATCGATGAGTTGCTCTCGCGAGGCGGTTTGGAGAGCATGTTTTGGACGATATCCCTGATTGTTTGCGCTATGGCTTTTGGCGGGGCCATGGAAGCGGGAGGCATGCTTCGGGAGATTGCCGGAGCTTTGCTCAGGTTGGCCAAGACCAGTGGGCAGCTAGTCGCTGCCACGGTAGGAACTTGCCTTGGGATGAACCTGATCGCCTCAGACCAGTACCTTTCCATCATTATTCCCGGCAAGATGTTCAAGGATGCTTACACGAAACAAAATCTAGCGGCCAAAAACCTGTCTCGAGCCCTTGAGGACGGGGGGACGGTGACTTCTGCCCTTATTCCATGGAATACCTGCGGGGTTTTTATGATGTCAGTCCTAGCGGTCAATCCGCTCGCTTACTTGCCCTATGCCTTCTTCAATCTGCTCAACCCGATCCTATCCATTTTGTTGGGATTCAAAGGATGGACGTTAACCCCCATTGACGAAGCGGACGGGAAGGAGCCTGTTTCTAGGGTAGAGAGCTAA
- a CDS encoding bifunctional nuclease family protein: MNTSVIQVSVKGVMPTVNGCAVFLGNDDKVFVIYVDHSVGNAISMALNGVKKERPLTHDLISSMLLGLEAKITRIVINDVEESTFFARIFLEMSNEIDTKIIELDARPSDSIVLSLQNNVPIYVANKVFNSTEDMSSILERVLKQQNEENNDA; this comes from the coding sequence ATGAATACTAGCGTTATCCAAGTCTCCGTAAAAGGCGTCATGCCAACAGTCAACGGCTGCGCCGTCTTCTTGGGCAACGACGACAAGGTCTTCGTTATCTATGTGGATCACAGCGTAGGAAACGCCATTTCCATGGCCTTGAACGGCGTGAAAAAGGAGCGTCCGCTCACCCACGACCTGATTTCGTCCATGCTACTCGGCCTAGAGGCCAAAATAACTCGCATCGTCATAAACGATGTGGAAGAGAGCACTTTCTTCGCTCGCATCTTCCTCGAGATGAGCAACGAAATAGACACTAAGATCATCGAACTGGACGCGCGGCCCAGCGATTCGATCGTGCTCTCGCTGCAAAACAATGTGCCTATCTACGTGGCCAACAAGGTCTTCAACTCCACCGAAGACATGAGCTCCATCCTGGAGAGAGTTCTCAAGCAGCAAAACGAAGAGAACAACGACGCTTAG